The region ctataattttattataaagcCTGGgaaaattttatcatagaaaattattaacccttcattatatttttcctttgaataaaaaacttaataatatctagatatttttttctctaaTTGGACATGTGCACAAATCGATCTGGTTCAATTCCACAATTCCCTTTGttgttaataaaagaaaaacttCTAAATGGGTCtagtagaaaaaatatttttccaattactaaatttatatttacacaGCCATAATTTCTACTATCAAAAGAATCCAGTTTATTATCGCCCTCTATCCATATATGATTTTGTGGAATTTCAACAAATGAATTGAAATcatttacatataatttatcattCTCTATTCCAATAATTCTCTTACACACTcttttattactattaattggtgatattaataatacaacATCACCTCTTTTATAGACATTTTGATTTGatttgattttattttttaaattttcaattttgtttgctattgtatttttaactttcacaaaatttatattatcaaaatttctatgaataatattataaattgtatataatatattcatataattatatattgccATATTCTTCAGTTCGTTAAAAAATCGTAAAGAGCAATCAcagatataaaataaaattaccccatctttatttattaatggATACATACTAGAACCACTAGTAAGTGTCATGTcaaaaacataattatttactccataaataaacaacaaacttaatgttatattttttataaaatttaatgaatgaaaaattccaccaaaattaaaattccTCTCAATTCTATTTTTAgttacatttatattatatcctTCTTGTCTTTTTGTtaatccatatttttttagtaaataTGTTCTATAACATGTATATGGCATATTATTAATGCTTTTGGAGAaattgtttgttttttttaaattcacATTTTTCCGAAATGCATAtgcattattaattttagcTGAGTATTTATGCGTGCCATTTTTCGCATTATAACTAACGAACTTCAGACTAATATTActatagaaaaaattatcatttttaaaacattttgacgagtatatatttctcgtataatgataaaatctattcatattataatcATCGATACGCccattaaaatatgaagaGCCTATattatgtgcatatattcTTATAAAGTTTAAtgtgaaaatatatctgtgtatatatccatattcATTTCCAGCTAGATGTACCCTTGTGTTTGCCGGCAATCTTATAATGGTTCATACATATCTACATTccctttttaattaaaaaatatccctaaaaaacaaataaccTTAGCTTCTATTTAACATTTATACTTTCcctaaatatattaaaatattaattatagtTTCTATGCtccatataaatatgcattatCTAATTCCTCATATTCCCATTTGCAACTCATTGATCAGTTTTcatgtataatattatctgataaaaatgttaccTCTCATAAATTATcatggaaataaaattgcaaataaattatataataagaaaaataatataaataataaatcagTCCATAATCTTATTAATGactttaaaaaagttattatCAGTGCGtttattcctttttatttattattaactttatgcatatttatatgcttGCTATATGCAATACGCTCTTTCGCTttggaatttttttttaagaaaacgaaaaaaaaaaattttttgtcgttcatcatttttatgttgtattatatatatatatcaattttattatattatgcattatatatataaatttttggATAATTATCGCTCCAATGAATATGCTatgtttttaattgtattttttttaaagaaataattgttttttttgtattatatatatttcatacaCATAAAGTAAAATGTTTGCTCGTTTGAatcaaatttaattaaaaatattatataaatatcagAAAATAAcgttttcctttttttcgTGGGATGGAAATGAAACATAGGAAGCACGCCTATTCTAAAAGAGAggttaaatttaaaaacctaataaaatatacaaaaaatatatatcaatgTCTGAAAGATAAAGAATgcatatctatatatatgtgcatattttttaatgttttttgtaaaatagtctatatatgcatttttcgTATACAAATTCTCTCATCATACTTATCCATATACATCTTTACAATTTTTGACACGAATGCATACTACTCATAACTTATTTAAAAGGAGAAAGATTAAATATactaaattttaaatacatcAGATATgctcatatatataatatctttatatgcatatacatatttatctGTCTACTCATTTAAtcattttcttattttcaattttccattatatagaaaataaacgAAATAGAGAAAAAATGTGAAGAAAGTTTGAATGAAATCCTTAGGTCGGCAAATGAAGTTAGCGAAATTTCTAAAAAAGCA is a window of Plasmodium vinckei vinckei genome assembly, chromosome: PVVCY_14 DNA encoding:
- a CDS encoding microsomal signal peptidase, putative, translating into MPYTCYRTYLLKKYGLTKRQEGYNINVTKNRIERNFNFGGIFHSLNFIKNITLSLLFIYGVNNYVFDMTLTSGSSMYPLINKDGVILFYICDCSLRFFNELKNMAIYNYMNILYTIYNIIHRNFDNINFVKVKNTIANKIENLKNKIKSNQNVYKRGDVVLLISPINSNKRVCKRIIGIENDKLYVNDFNSFVEIPQNHIWIEGDNKLDSFDSRNYGCVNINLVIGKIFFLLDPFRSFSFINNKGNCGIEPDRFVHMSN